One Spinacia oleracea cultivar Varoflay chromosome 4, BTI_SOV_V1, whole genome shotgun sequence DNA segment encodes these proteins:
- the LOC110794436 gene encoding uncharacterized protein, which yields MEKFRESRKNGLLITAILIVMMMITTKTKAIDTNPVHDPCSDAKVQRWDGFTFALAFSSKESFYAQTPDHVQLSPCDSRLQLANVAQVAVFRPQVDEISLLTVNSTSSPDTTGGYMVAFAGRAYAARSLPVFVADGNITITTFSLVLEFEKGTLQNLYWKTFGCDSCKNDQVCHENQQCAVQSSMCKEKGGSIDCTISIQLTFSGTDKNGEVLNSWYELKNMRRFSLFSLFAGLQNTFTNGLL from the exons atggaaaaattcAGAGAATCAAGAAAAAATGGGTTGTTAATAACAGCAATATTAATTGTTATGATGATGATAACAACAAAAACAAAGGCAATAGATACAAATCCAGTGCATGATCCATGTTCAGATGCAAAGGTGCAAAGATGGGATGGTTTTACGTTTGCACTCGCATTTTCGTCAAAGGAATCGTTTTATGCTCAAACTCCTGATCATGTTCAGTTATCACCTTGTGATAGTCGCCTTCAACTCGCTAACGTAGCTCAGGTCGCCGTTTTTAGGCCTCAGGTCGACGAGATTTCCCTCCTCACCGTCAACTCCACCTCTAGTCCG GATACAACGGGTGGATATATGGTAGCCTTTGCCGGAAGAGCATATGCTGCAAGATCATTGCCCGTTTTTGTTGCAGATGGTAACATTACTATAACTACGTTTTCTCTG GTACTCGAATTTGAAAAGGGTACTCTCCAAAATTTGTACTGGAAAACATTTGGGTGTGATTCGTGCAAGAATGATCAAGTATGCCATGAAAACCAACAGTGTGCAGTGCAAAGTTCAATGTGCAAAGAAAAAGGAGGCTCCATAGATTGTACAATTAGCATTCAACTAACATTTTCAGGCACAGATAAAAATGGTGAGGTACTTAACTCATGGTATGAGTTGAAGAATATGAGACGTTTCTCCCTTTTCAGCCTCTTTGCTGGTCTTCAGAATACATTTACTAATGGTCTCTTATAA
- the LOC130472139 gene encoding uncharacterized protein, with amino-acid sequence MCLAADAKRVTLTIDSKLVASQFSGEYEAKEPSMVKYLEKLRSVSAQLEKFSINLVPREENTLADALSKLASSNIADLKRKVMMEVMNKRSTESEELRVMAITTTSEWYDSIQTYIQTGALPADLAEAKKTKRDAVWYIILWGRLYKKSFSLPFLRCQTAFESASDMVDIAANVERVVLLREAKNVGYKRRNENQSQGGAKKPNQGYQGNQRRNDVGNKGQGYRGNQNNRAQECAKCGRRGHIESECRVGSNTCFRCGSHDHYIRDCPKQNHL; translated from the exons ATGTGCCTCGCAGCAGATGCCAAAAGAGTAACACTGACAATAGACTCCAAGCTAGTAGCAAGTCAATTCAGCGGAGAGTACGAGGCCAAAGAACCTTCAATGGTAAAATACCTGGAAAAGTTGAGGTCAGTGTCGGCTCAGCTAGAGAAATTCAGCATTAATCTGGTACCCCGGGAAGAAAATACGCTGGCAGATGCGCTATCAAAGTTAGCAAGTTCGAATATCGCCGACTTGAAAAGAAAAGTCATGATGGAAGTCATGAATAAGCGAAGTACGGAGTCGGAAGAACTACGGGTCATGGCCATCACAACTACTTCAGAATGGTACGATAGTATCCAAACATACATACAGACTGGAGCCCTACCAGCAGATTTGGCAGAGGCCAAAAAGACAAAAAGGGACGCGGTTTGGTACATCATCCTGTGGGGACGGCTGTACAAAAAGTCATTTAGCCTGCCATTCTTAAGGTGCCAGACAGCATTCGAGTCAGcaagt gatatggttgatattgcagctaaTGTAGAGAGAGTGGTACTGCTCcgagaagcgaagaatgttgggtataaaaggaggAATGAAAACCAGAgtcaaggaggagcaaagaagcctaaccaaggcTATCAGGGAAACCAAAGGAGGAACGATGTTGGAAACAAAGGACAAGGTTATCGTGGAAACCAGAATAATAGGGCGCAAGAATGTGCCAAATGTGGGAGAAGAGGCCACATCGAGAGTGAATGCCGTGTAGGATCAAACACATGTTTTCGATGTGGGAGCCATGATCATTACATCAGAGATTGTCCGAAGCAG aaccattTATAA